From Sediminibacterium sp. TEGAF015, a single genomic window includes:
- a CDS encoding dicarboxylate/amino acid:cation symporter has protein sequence MKNKLTIYILIAMVLGIITGYIVHETAAPETIGSFSKNIKLLGTIFIRLVKTIIAPLVFSTLVVGIAKLGDLKTVGRVGGKAMLWFISASLVSLLVGMVLVNYFQPGSYIDLSQADNAGLKDLMGKTSEFSLQKFIEHVVPASVFEAMATNEILQIVVFSIFFGVAAANLGPYSKPVINALDIVAHIILKIVGYVMNFAPFGVFGTLAAVVADKGLGIFSFYFIYFGYFVLGIAVLWLLLCTVGFLILGKRMKGLLKTIANPLLVAFSTTSSEAVFPKLTEELEKFGCKKSIVSFILPLGYSFNLDGSMMYMTFASLAIAQAYGIHMPIGEQITMLLVLMLTSKGIAGVPRASLIIVLATCAMFKIPPEGVALILPIDHFCDMFRTGTNVLGNALATTVVSKWEGELQEEGEVALES, from the coding sequence ATGAAGAATAAACTAACGATTTATATCCTGATAGCGATGGTTCTGGGTATTATTACAGGGTATATTGTACATGAAACTGCTGCTCCGGAGACCATTGGAAGTTTCTCCAAAAACATCAAATTATTAGGAACCATTTTTATCCGTTTAGTTAAAACCATTATTGCACCACTGGTTTTTTCAACACTTGTTGTTGGTATTGCCAAACTGGGAGATCTGAAAACAGTGGGACGTGTGGGAGGAAAGGCAATGCTTTGGTTTATTTCTGCTTCGCTGGTGAGTTTACTGGTAGGGATGGTGTTGGTTAATTATTTTCAACCGGGCTCTTATATTGATTTATCTCAGGCAGACAATGCGGGATTAAAAGACCTGATGGGAAAGACTTCTGAGTTTTCTCTGCAAAAGTTCATTGAGCACGTTGTGCCGGCCAGTGTGTTTGAAGCCATGGCAACCAATGAAATTCTGCAAATTGTAGTGTTCTCTATATTCTTTGGAGTGGCCGCTGCCAATTTGGGGCCATACTCAAAACCAGTTATCAACGCCTTGGATATTGTTGCGCACATCATCTTAAAGATTGTGGGTTATGTAATGAATTTTGCGCCGTTCGGCGTGTTTGGTACACTGGCTGCTGTTGTGGCAGACAAGGGCTTGGGTATTTTTAGTTTTTACTTTATTTATTTCGGCTATTTCGTATTAGGTATTGCCGTGCTTTGGTTATTGCTTTGCACAGTTGGCTTCCTTATATTGGGCAAACGCATGAAGGGATTGTTAAAAACAATTGCCAATCCTTTATTGGTTGCTTTCAGTACCACCAGTAGTGAAGCCGTTTTCCCTAAATTAACTGAAGAATTAGAAAAATTCGGTTGTAAAAAAAGCATTGTATCCTTTATCCTTCCACTGGGCTATTCTTTCAATTTAGATGGAAGTATGATGTATATGACTTTTGCCAGCCTTGCCATTGCACAGGCTTACGGCATACATATGCCAATTGGTGAGCAGATTACGATGTTACTGGTGTTGATGCTGACCAGTAAAGGAATTGCAGGAGTACCCAGGGCATCCCTGATTATTGTTTTGGCTACCTGTGCCATGTTTAAAATTCCACCTGAAGGGGTTGCTTTGATTTTGCCAATAGACCATTTTTGCGATATGTTCAGAACAGGTACCAATGTTCTTGGAAATGCACTGGCCACTACTGTAGTAAGTAAATGGGAAGGCGAATTACAGGAAGAAGGAGAAGTTGCGCTGGAGTCTTAA
- a CDS encoding GAF domain-containing sensor histidine kinase: MQPPIPHNEDERVWALTEFDIDYSDTSGLLKDLVELAAKIAGTKISLVNLIDTYTQWTVANFGLPLDQMKREDSVCQYTIVQDGGFEVKSLSTDERFKDKFYVVDDPNLEYYFGIPLATQDGHNLGALCVLDTTAKTLSPEKVELLKIVAKEVVNRLSTIKYIQNLKSKVVEVKENNKKVAHDIRGPLSGIIGLAQMVTEHGQSQKLDDILEIMKLIQRAGNSLLDLATEILNAEDQQARGIVKADDFTLKAFKDKLEKLYSPQAANKQIDLSFHIKVGQEEKPIPKNKLLQIAGNLITNAIKFTDQNGNIQVDLNIHSITGSGQSLEIVVADSGIGLHAEDIEAILKGTKASSSGTTGEKGYGFGLSLVKRLIDELHGTLDIQSEIGRGTKFIVTLPQ; the protein is encoded by the coding sequence ATGCAGCCTCCAATTCCTCATAATGAAGACGAACGCGTTTGGGCTTTAACTGAATTTGACATTGATTATTCGGATACATCCGGTCTTTTAAAAGACTTAGTAGAATTGGCTGCAAAAATTGCCGGTACTAAAATCTCTTTGGTTAACTTAATTGATACATACACTCAATGGACAGTGGCCAACTTTGGTTTGCCTTTAGACCAGATGAAAAGAGAAGACTCAGTTTGTCAGTATACAATTGTACAGGATGGTGGGTTTGAAGTAAAAAGTCTTTCGACAGACGAAAGATTTAAAGACAAGTTTTATGTAGTAGATGATCCTAATTTAGAATACTATTTTGGTATCCCTTTAGCTACTCAGGATGGCCATAATTTAGGAGCACTCTGTGTGCTGGATACAACAGCTAAGACCTTGAGTCCGGAAAAAGTTGAATTGTTGAAAATTGTGGCTAAAGAAGTAGTGAACAGACTGTCTACTATCAAATACATTCAGAACTTAAAGTCAAAAGTTGTTGAGGTAAAAGAAAACAACAAGAAAGTTGCACATGATATCAGAGGGCCATTGTCCGGTATCATTGGATTAGCCCAAATGGTTACAGAACATGGTCAATCACAAAAGTTGGATGATATTCTGGAAATAATGAAGTTGATTCAACGTGCTGGAAATTCATTGCTGGATCTGGCTACTGAAATTTTAAATGCAGAAGATCAGCAGGCCAGAGGTATAGTTAAGGCAGATGATTTCACCTTAAAAGCATTTAAGGATAAGCTGGAAAAACTTTATTCTCCACAGGCTGCTAATAAGCAGATAGATTTAAGCTTTCATATTAAAGTAGGGCAGGAGGAAAAACCAATTCCTAAAAACAAATTATTACAGATAGCAGGTAACTTGATTACCAATGCAATTAAGTTTACCGATCAGAATGGAAATATACAGGTGGATTTAAATATTCATTCTATTACTGGTTCCGGACAATCATTGGAGATTGTAGTAGCCGATAGTGGAATTGGTTTACATGCAGAAGATATTGAGGCTATTTTAAAAGGTACTAAAGCTTCTTCCAGTGGTACAACCGGCGAAAAAGGTTATGGTTTTGGTTTGTCTTTGGTGAAAAGATTGATTGATGAATTGCACGGAACACTCGATATTCAATCTGAAATTGGCAGAGGGACAAAGTTCATCGTTACTTTACCGCAGTAA
- a CDS encoding YebC/PmpR family DNA-binding transcriptional regulator produces MGRIFEVRKASMFARWDKMAKNFTRIGKEIVIAVKAGGPDMATNPALRRCFQNAKSVGMPKDRVEAAIKRAMGKDTSNYEEILYEGYAPHGVALLVETATDNHVRTVANVKSHFNKGNGAMGTNGSVSFQFKKMGVFKLKAEGQDLEEMELELIDHGLEELGESDDDNGNPIIVLRCAFTDFGKLQKALEDKNITPISAELEWIPTNTVPVTDEQAEDVSKLIERLEQDEDVNKVFHNMG; encoded by the coding sequence ATGGGAAGGATTTTTGAAGTACGTAAAGCCAGCATGTTTGCCCGTTGGGATAAAATGGCTAAAAACTTTACCCGTATTGGTAAAGAAATTGTCATTGCAGTAAAAGCAGGTGGCCCTGATATGGCTACCAATCCGGCTTTAAGACGGTGTTTTCAAAATGCCAAAAGTGTGGGCATGCCCAAAGATCGCGTGGAAGCTGCCATAAAGCGTGCAATGGGAAAAGATACCAGCAACTATGAAGAAATTTTATATGAAGGATATGCTCCGCATGGTGTAGCACTTTTGGTTGAAACTGCAACAGACAACCATGTAAGAACCGTTGCCAACGTAAAAAGTCACTTTAACAAAGGCAATGGAGCCATGGGCACCAATGGCAGCGTGAGTTTCCAGTTCAAAAAAATGGGGGTATTCAAATTAAAGGCTGAGGGACAGGACTTGGAAGAAATGGAGTTGGAATTGATTGATCACGGTTTAGAAGAGTTGGGAGAAAGTGATGACGATAATGGCAATCCGATTATCGTTTTGCGTTGTGCATTCACCGATTTCGGTAAACTGCAGAAAGCACTGGAAGACAAAAACATTACGCCAATCAGCGCAGAATTAGAATGGATTCCAACTAATACTGTTCCGGTAACCGATGAACAGGCAGAAGATGTATCTAAACTAATTGAAAGATTAGAGCAGGACGAAGACGTAAACAAGGTTTTCCATAATATGGGATAA
- a CDS encoding alpha-ketoacid dehydrogenase subunit alpha/beta, giving the protein MESTASLQYKDDMLSFEGFRQTVLEDYRTAVISREVSLLGRREVLTGKAKFGIFGDGKEVPQLAMAKFFQPGDFRSGYYRDQTFMFAAGLASVEQYFAQLYADPDVKNDPFSAGRQMNAHFATKLVDENGNWLDLANRKNISADMAPTASQMPRGLGLAFASKCFRQNAHLRELDHLSHNGNEVCFTTIGDASTSEGHFWETMNAAAVLQVPLAVFVWDDGYGISVPKNFQTTKGSISEALRGLEKMEDSNGIRIYKLKAWDYAGLCQAFEEGIQRIRDTHVPVLFHVEEVTQPQGHSTSGSHERYKTPERLAWEKEWDCIKKMKEWMLANNLSNESEISDIEAQAKDHVKESRLRAWEKYINPIKEQAANAGTLLKEMMISDMDKYNRLQQMANELMQSKEPLRRDVLRTLSLAIELAPESPSIQDVQLYYQELITLNKGLYNTHLYNQTIKSALKVQEIKPLISFDAPTVNGFEVLNKYFDALFTQNPKVYAFGEDVGYIGDVNQGFAGLQEKHGRDRIFDTGIRELTIMGQAVGMALRGLRPIAEIQYLDYLLYGIQILSDDVATTHFRTKGQQCCPVIVRTRGHRLEGIWHSGSPMGMIINALRGMYVCVPRNMVQAVGMYNTLLSSNDPALVIECLNGYRLKEKLPANLLEYTVPLGIPEVIRTGDDITIVSYGSTLRIIQDATERLAAEGINCEVIDVQTLLPFDINHMILESLKKTNRILFVDEDVPGGAAAYMYNQVIEEQKAFQWLDVSPRTLTAQAHRPSYGSDGDYFSKPNAEDVIRVVREMISE; this is encoded by the coding sequence ATGGAATCAACCGCTTCATTACAATACAAAGACGATATGTTGTCTTTCGAAGGTTTTAGACAAACCGTTCTGGAAGATTATAGAACCGCCGTAATCAGTAGAGAAGTAAGCCTCCTGGGCCGAAGAGAAGTCTTGACTGGCAAAGCTAAATTTGGAATTTTTGGCGACGGAAAGGAAGTACCCCAACTTGCCATGGCTAAATTTTTTCAGCCAGGCGATTTCAGAAGCGGCTATTACAGGGACCAGACATTTATGTTTGCTGCTGGTCTGGCAAGTGTGGAGCAATATTTTGCTCAGTTGTATGCAGACCCTGATGTAAAGAATGATCCCTTTAGTGCAGGTCGTCAAATGAATGCCCACTTTGCAACCAAGCTGGTAGACGAAAACGGTAATTGGCTTGATTTGGCCAACCGTAAAAATATTTCAGCTGATATGGCCCCAACAGCCTCACAGATGCCCCGTGGATTGGGATTGGCATTTGCTTCCAAATGTTTCAGACAGAATGCGCACTTAAGAGAACTAGACCACCTAAGCCACAATGGTAATGAAGTATGTTTTACCACCATTGGAGATGCTAGTACCAGTGAAGGACATTTCTGGGAAACCATGAATGCCGCTGCAGTATTGCAAGTTCCATTAGCGGTATTTGTATGGGATGATGGATATGGTATTTCTGTTCCAAAGAACTTTCAAACAACCAAGGGCTCTATTTCAGAAGCATTAAGAGGGTTGGAGAAAATGGAAGACAGCAATGGTATCCGAATTTATAAATTGAAAGCCTGGGATTATGCAGGGCTATGTCAGGCATTTGAAGAAGGTATTCAGCGAATCAGAGACACGCATGTGCCTGTATTATTTCATGTAGAAGAAGTAACACAACCGCAGGGGCATTCTACTAGCGGAAGCCATGAAAGATATAAAACACCGGAAAGACTTGCCTGGGAAAAGGAATGGGATTGCATTAAAAAGATGAAGGAATGGATGCTGGCAAATAACTTAAGTAATGAAAGCGAAATTTCTGATATTGAAGCGCAAGCCAAAGATCATGTAAAAGAAAGCCGTTTGCGTGCCTGGGAAAAGTACATCAATCCAATTAAAGAACAGGCTGCCAATGCTGGCACATTGTTAAAAGAGATGATGATAAGCGATATGGATAAATACAATCGCTTACAACAAATGGCCAATGAGTTAATGCAAAGCAAAGAGCCATTGCGTAGGGATGTCTTAAGAACTTTGTCTCTGGCAATTGAATTGGCACCTGAGTCTCCTTCTATTCAGGACGTGCAGCTTTATTATCAGGAATTAATCACTTTGAACAAAGGATTATACAATACCCATTTATACAATCAGACTATCAAGAGTGCACTAAAGGTTCAGGAAATTAAACCACTTATTTCTTTTGATGCACCTACTGTAAATGGGTTTGAAGTGCTGAATAAATATTTTGATGCACTATTTACCCAGAATCCTAAAGTGTATGCTTTTGGTGAAGACGTAGGGTATATTGGTGACGTGAATCAAGGTTTTGCAGGCTTGCAGGAAAAACACGGAAGAGACCGCATTTTTGATACAGGTATAAGAGAGCTTACCATCATGGGACAGGCCGTGGGTATGGCTTTGCGTGGATTAAGACCCATTGCGGAAATACAGTACCTCGATTATTTATTGTATGGTATACAAATTCTGAGTGATGATGTGGCTACTACACATTTCAGAACAAAAGGGCAGCAATGTTGTCCGGTAATTGTGAGAACCAGAGGACATCGTTTAGAAGGGATCTGGCATAGTGGTTCTCCCATGGGCATGATCATAAATGCATTAAGAGGCATGTATGTTTGTGTGCCAAGAAATATGGTGCAGGCAGTAGGTATGTACAATACCTTATTGTCTTCCAACGATCCGGCATTGGTGATTGAGTGTTTGAATGGATACCGTTTGAAAGAAAAGTTACCTGCAAATCTGCTGGAATATACAGTGCCATTGGGTATCCCTGAAGTGATCAGAACCGGGGATGATATCACCATCGTTTCCTATGGGTCTACTTTGCGGATTATTCAGGATGCTACTGAACGCCTGGCTGCAGAAGGAATTAACTGCGAAGTCATTGACGTACAAACTTTGCTTCCTTTTGATATCAATCATATGATTTTGGAATCGTTGAAAAAGACCAATCGTATTTTGTTTGTAGATGAAGACGTTCCTGGAGGTGCGGCAGCATATATGTACAACCAGGTAATTGAAGAACAGAAAGCATTCCAGTGGTTGGATGTAAGTCCCAGAACATTAACAGCTCAGGCGCACCGACCCAGTTACGGAAGTGATGGCGACTATTTCAGTAAGCCGAATGCAGAAGATGTGATTAGAGTAGTAAGAGAAATGATCAGCGAATAA
- a CDS encoding amino acid permease: protein MSLFRKKSLTAMLANAADSTNGLQRTLGAGNLIALGIGAIIGAGLFVRTAAAAGQSAGPAVTISFVIAAIGCAFAGLCYAEFAAMIPIAGSAYAYSYVTLGELVAWIIGWALIMEYALGAATVSIAWSEYLNKLLGGGIPYEWCHSPFESFTDSAGVLHQGMINAPALMILFLITLLLIKGTQESAIVNAVIVFIKVGIVLLFIAIGWQFIKPENHTPYMIPEGTAAVVDSAGKVIADYSPFNKHGWGGVLGGAAVVFFAFIGFDAVSTAAQEAKNPKRDMPIGILGSLVVCTILYILFGHVLTGVANWKEFVDPEKGREASVAYAISAYMTGYGWLAQAVTIAILAGFSSVILVMLMGQSRIFYSMSNDGLIPKAFGDLHPKYRTPYKANIILFVFVGLFAAFVPGHVAGDLTSFGTLFAFVLVCIGVWVLRVKSPELDRPFKTPMVPLVSILGVIVCTSMIFVLDATTLKVAFGWMALGLIVYFVYSKKRSKLNG from the coding sequence ATGAGTTTATTTAGAAAGAAATCGCTTACTGCGATGCTGGCCAATGCAGCCGATTCTACCAACGGTTTGCAAAGAACCCTTGGTGCAGGTAATCTGATTGCATTAGGTATCGGAGCCATTATTGGTGCCGGTTTATTTGTAAGAACAGCTGCTGCTGCCGGACAATCTGCCGGACCAGCCGTTACTATTTCTTTCGTGATTGCAGCCATTGGTTGTGCATTCGCTGGATTGTGTTATGCTGAGTTTGCTGCAATGATTCCCATTGCAGGAAGTGCTTATGCATATTCTTATGTTACTTTAGGTGAGTTGGTTGCCTGGATTATTGGATGGGCATTGATTATGGAATATGCTTTAGGAGCCGCAACGGTTTCCATTGCATGGAGTGAATATTTAAACAAGCTGTTAGGAGGAGGCATACCTTATGAATGGTGCCATTCCCCTTTTGAAAGCTTTACAGATTCTGCCGGTGTTTTACACCAAGGTATGATTAATGCACCTGCCTTAATGATTCTATTCCTAATCACTTTATTATTGATTAAAGGCACACAGGAATCTGCTATTGTGAATGCAGTTATTGTATTCATTAAAGTGGGTATTGTATTGCTATTCATCGCAATTGGCTGGCAGTTTATCAAGCCTGAAAACCATACGCCTTACATGATTCCGGAAGGAACTGCCGCAGTGGTAGACAGTGCAGGAAAAGTAATTGCCGATTACTCTCCATTCAACAAACACGGATGGGGCGGTGTATTAGGTGGTGCCGCTGTGGTATTCTTTGCTTTCATTGGATTTGATGCCGTATCAACTGCTGCGCAGGAAGCCAAGAACCCGAAAAGAGATATGCCCATTGGTATTCTAGGTTCATTGGTGGTATGTACCATTTTATACATCTTATTCGGACACGTATTAACGGGTGTGGCCAACTGGAAGGAATTCGTTGATCCAGAAAAAGGTCGCGAAGCTTCTGTTGCTTATGCTATTTCCGCTTATATGACAGGTTATGGCTGGTTAGCACAGGCAGTTACCATTGCAATCTTAGCAGGCTTCTCTTCTGTAATCCTGGTGATGTTGATGGGACAAAGCCGTATTTTCTATTCAATGAGTAATGATGGATTAATCCCTAAAGCTTTTGGTGATCTGCATCCTAAATACCGCACTCCTTACAAAGCCAATATCATTTTATTTGTATTCGTAGGTTTATTTGCGGCATTTGTTCCAGGACACGTAGCGGGCGACTTAACTTCGTTCGGAACCTTATTCGCTTTCGTTCTAGTATGTATTGGCGTTTGGGTATTGAGAGTAAAATCTCCTGAACTGGATCGCCCTTTTAAAACACCGATGGTTCCATTGGTGTCTATCTTAGGTGTAATCGTTTGTACTTCTATGATCTTTGTATTAGATGCCACTACCCTGAAAGTAGCTTTTGGCTGGATGGCGCTTGGATTAATCGTGTATTTTGTTTACAGCAAAAAAAGAAGCAAACTGAACGGATAA
- a CDS encoding thiol-disulfide oxidoreductase DCC family protein, with protein sequence MEPNLYTNPVILFDGVCNLCNSSVEKIIAADPKKQFRFASLQGNFGQQVLQKFQLPPQELNSFILLENNQIFTRSTGALKVARKLSGAWPLLYAFIVVPRFLRDGIYKIIARNRYKWFGKKESCMVPHAALQELFYN encoded by the coding sequence ATGGAACCGAACCTATATACAAACCCCGTTATTTTATTTGACGGGGTTTGTAATTTATGCAATAGTAGTGTAGAAAAAATTATAGCAGCAGATCCTAAAAAGCAATTTCGGTTTGCTTCACTGCAGGGAAATTTTGGTCAACAGGTTTTACAGAAATTTCAATTGCCTCCTCAGGAACTTAATTCATTTATTTTATTAGAGAACAACCAGATCTTTACCAGGTCTACAGGTGCATTAAAAGTTGCCAGAAAATTATCTGGTGCATGGCCTTTGCTTTATGCTTTCATTGTTGTTCCCCGATTTCTAAGAGATGGAATTTACAAAATCATCGCACGTAACCGGTACAAATGGTTTGGTAAAAAAGAAAGCTGCATGGTGCCCCACGCAGCTTTACAAGAATTGTTTTACAACTAA
- a CDS encoding DedA family protein: MLMQILLEFHWTNLLQPQFYIEHGGLWLILFVVFAETGLFAGFFLPGDSLLFVAGIYSSNLANEFIPTGNEVLDLLLIMLLISIAGILGNTTGYWFGKKVGPAMYSWKENIFFKQRYLQQAHEFYEKHGGGAIIVARFIPIVRTFAPIVAGIVQMDKRKFGFFNIVGCFAWVGSMLFAGHFLQIWILAQFGFDLKDHLEVIVLGIVAVTTAPVIMKLVFNKKK; encoded by the coding sequence ATGTTAATGCAGATTTTACTTGAGTTTCATTGGACGAATTTGTTGCAGCCTCAGTTTTATATTGAGCATGGTGGGTTATGGTTAATTTTATTTGTAGTATTTGCAGAGACTGGATTGTTTGCAGGTTTCTTTTTGCCAGGAGATAGTCTCTTGTTTGTAGCAGGCATTTACAGTTCCAACCTGGCCAATGAATTTATTCCTACTGGTAATGAAGTACTCGATTTACTTTTAATTATGTTATTGATTTCTATAGCAGGTATTTTAGGCAATACTACCGGATACTGGTTTGGAAAAAAAGTTGGACCTGCCATGTATTCTTGGAAAGAAAATATATTTTTTAAACAACGCTATTTGCAACAAGCGCATGAGTTTTACGAAAAGCATGGCGGCGGAGCCATCATTGTTGCCCGCTTTATTCCTATTGTCAGAACTTTTGCTCCCATTGTAGCAGGTATTGTACAAATGGATAAAAGGAAGTTCGGTTTCTTCAATATTGTAGGTTGTTTTGCCTGGGTAGGCAGTATGTTGTTTGCAGGCCATTTTTTGCAGATATGGATTTTAGCGCAGTTTGGATTTGATTTAAAAGATCATCTGGAAGTAATTGTACTGGGCATTGTGGCAGTTACCACAGCACCGGTTATTATGAAATTGGTATTCAATAAAAAGAAGTAA
- a CDS encoding DUF1573 domain-containing protein, with translation MKIWIVLLGFMGFSLGTMAQTSDAKISIKNESYEMGKVKFGQPVSYWVEVTNTSKEDLKLEGVRAGCGCTTPNFTPNQVFKPGETVKIKIEFNGSVIGKFTRFTDIFISGGIVKQTKFSGEGVQ, from the coding sequence ATGAAAATTTGGATTGTATTATTAGGATTCATGGGATTTTCACTGGGCACCATGGCTCAAACTTCAGACGCAAAAATTTCCATTAAAAACGAATCCTATGAAATGGGAAAGGTAAAATTCGGCCAACCCGTTTCCTACTGGGTAGAAGTAACCAATACCAGTAAGGAAGACCTGAAACTGGAAGGCGTAAGAGCAGGATGTGGATGCACTACTCCCAATTTTACCCCCAACCAAGTATTTAAACCAGGGGAGACCGTAAAAATTAAAATTGAATTCAACGGCTCTGTAATTGGTAAATTCACCCGGTTCACAGACATTTTTATCTCCGGAGGTATTGTAAAACAAACCAAGTTTAGCGGAGAAGGCGTACAATAA
- a CDS encoding DUF1573 domain-containing protein, whose amino-acid sequence MKSLFLSAFLFCSVAVFAQNDIKFNKTVHQFGKIKRGVPATYVFTYTNQAAKPVVIEFANAECGCTKPVYNQAPTIKGKTGTIKVTYNAEAVGVFKKRVDVKFAHSNQPYILTIEGEVVENLK is encoded by the coding sequence ATGAAGTCTCTATTTTTATCTGCCTTTTTGTTTTGTTCCGTTGCGGTATTTGCACAGAACGATATCAAGTTCAACAAAACCGTACACCAGTTTGGTAAAATCAAAAGAGGGGTTCCTGCTACTTATGTATTTACCTATACCAATCAGGCAGCCAAACCCGTAGTAATTGAATTTGCCAATGCAGAGTGTGGCTGCACTAAACCTGTTTACAATCAGGCACCAACAATAAAAGGAAAAACAGGCACCATCAAAGTAACCTACAACGCAGAAGCAGTAGGCGTTTTCAAGAAAAGAGTCGATGTAAAATTTGCACACTCTAATCAGCCTTATATTTTAACGATCGAAGGAGAAGTAGTAGAAAACCTTAAATAG
- a CDS encoding pyridoxal phosphate-dependent aminotransferase — MLSISNRGNAMPASPIRKLVPYAEAAKKRGTKVYHLNIGQPDIETPKMVLDAVRNSDFKVLEYSHSAGNESYRRKLVDYYASVGIHVNHQQIIITTGGSEAIQFGFMACLDAGDEVIIPEPFYANYNGFAVAAGVKVVPVTSSIRSGFALPPIADFESKITSRTKAIVICNPNNPTGYLYSKAEMEQLKELILKHNLYLFSDEAYREFCYEGEQTSAMHLTGVDDHVIIMDTISKRYSACGGRIGALVTKNQQVLDAAMKFAQARLSPPSFAQIAGEAAIDLPSNYFDTTKAEYKKRRDLIVERLNKMEGVYCPNPGGAFYAIAELPIDDADQFCQWLLESFSHEQQTVMLAPATGFYGTPGLGKKEVRLAYVLKLEDINKAMDCLEAALKVYPGRMN, encoded by the coding sequence ATGTTAAGCATCAGTAATCGTGGGAATGCCATGCCGGCATCACCCATCAGAAAATTAGTACCCTACGCAGAAGCAGCGAAAAAAAGAGGCACAAAAGTTTACCATCTGAATATTGGACAACCCGATATTGAAACACCTAAAATGGTGCTAGATGCTGTAAGGAATAGTGATTTTAAAGTATTGGAATATAGCCACAGCGCAGGCAACGAAAGTTATCGCAGAAAGCTAGTAGACTACTATGCTTCCGTTGGTATTCATGTGAATCACCAACAAATCATTATAACCACGGGCGGAAGTGAAGCCATTCAGTTTGGATTCATGGCATGTCTGGATGCAGGTGATGAAGTGATTATCCCTGAACCTTTTTATGCCAACTACAATGGATTTGCGGTAGCAGCAGGTGTAAAAGTAGTACCCGTAACTTCTTCTATAAGAAGCGGATTTGCCTTACCCCCCATTGCTGATTTTGAAAGCAAAATCACATCACGCACCAAAGCAATTGTGATTTGCAATCCCAATAATCCAACCGGCTATTTATATAGCAAGGCAGAAATGGAACAGTTGAAAGAGCTGATACTAAAGCACAATCTGTATTTATTTTCAGATGAAGCATACAGAGAGTTTTGCTACGAAGGTGAACAAACAAGTGCCATGCATTTAACCGGTGTTGACGACCATGTGATTATCATGGATACCATCAGCAAACGCTATAGTGCATGCGGAGGAAGAATTGGAGCATTGGTTACCAAAAACCAACAAGTATTGGATGCTGCAATGAAATTTGCACAAGCCCGTTTAAGCCCACCCAGTTTTGCGCAAATTGCAGGAGAAGCTGCCATTGATTTACCATCCAATTATTTTGATACCACAAAGGCTGAGTATAAAAAGAGAAGAGATCTTATAGTAGAAAGACTGAATAAAATGGAAGGCGTTTATTGCCCAAATCCTGGGGGTGCTTTTTATGCCATTGCCGAATTGCCCATAGATGATGCAGACCAGTTTTGCCAATGGTTACTGGAATCTTTTAGCCATGAACAACAAACCGTGATGCTGGCTCCTGCTACCGGATTCTATGGAACGCCAGGTCTAGGAAAGAAGGAAGTAAGACTGGCTTATGTATTAAAACTGGAAGACATTAATAAAGCAATGGACTGCCTGGAAGCCGCTCTGAAAGTTTATCCAGGAAGAATGAATTAA